The Dysidea avara chromosome 13, odDysAvar1.4, whole genome shotgun sequence genome includes a region encoding these proteins:
- the LOC136242473 gene encoding uncharacterized protein isoform X2: protein MHCNGVITKDVGTPMRYDSRNIGELNALEQAVEAITAHGGGDCPELGMVGILNALSLANPDSNVIVLTDASAKDADRQNEVIAEATRLRNTVHLFRTRSGCGASNPFASFLAVVNATRGFVVDSINDFESFASFIDAARGNVNVGKRRKRQTNCIPFSASLFTESIIILFTSSVAGTTITVTSPSGAVTTLSPSGTVSTYSNNSPETGEYMACSAESFDHSISATLNLDFFVEYHSNGSRILQPPAGTSVTALVTSSMIANISADQNVYLNLVLVDGRVFSYPLFHCGSLLSGIITIPSIEFEHQLEGFDTEGNDFITSVSTRTFTTIVAPFDVSIDGALIYNPGDTMTLECLVGGGSDLQYSWMRDDGLGTFPPGTVIDTNTLNIINLATGDTGTYTCTVSNDAGSSGDTVFVIVYDPVPNVTVPNDQTVGQSLLLGCSVTTLSNVTEVDIVWRIRDGLELSRIESVSVSSTTGYSNTFESSYNITLLSTDDDGRMYQCVAVVDGTEIVGDISLDVTVPPLSVDVVPFSIEGDMVGSHQEVHCTVGTVSGVELDSVMISWTRPGGDTITNDSRVTISPTTSSGNDYISTLQFAYLMEGDEGMYTCNVMILETSASDSVMIMDLTVPAPHSTIVTAPSSQIVGQSLVLDCSVNAVRGIVSRVDIVWSSEGSDIETVTDISSTILSDNSALYTATLTISLLSTTDEDREYQCRVVINTTPPVMDNGAVTLNVTVPTPDVSIVPFGPITGDMVGSPQDIHCTVGTVDGVEFSTVLISWTRPGGDTITNDSRVTISPTTSSGNDYISTLQFAYLMEGDEGMYTCNVMILETSASNSIEIVNLIIPTPVSISVMSPATQIVGQSLMLECNAVSVRGITSRIDVVWSSDGTVLQTDEGVNLTDRTPTTTSLTNTYLISPLSTSDEDRTYQCEMIINTTPPIITASNVTLDVTVPTPTITITPSSPIQGAMVGSPQDIQCTAGTVDGVEFSTVLISWTGSGGDTITNDSRVTISPTTSSGNDYISTLQFAYLMEGDEGMYTCNVMILDATASETVEIQSLIVPMPTVSVVASSDQIVGQLLMLECNVTTVMGITSGADIVWSTDGSEIKRVPRANSTMYTSIFIIVLLGTVKDGRTYQCEAVINSSPPATSTNDITLDVIVPAPTITVTPSGPIEGAMVGSPQDIQCTVGTVDGVQPHLVLISWTGPRGDTITNDSRVTISPTTSSGNDYISTLQFAYLMEGDEGMYTCNVMILETSASDSVVLGDLTVPGPDEFNVTALDNHTVGQSLTLQCNVATVMGITSRVDIVWSSNGVELERITGVVANDSIHTLPVYITTYTLQVTTEDDDKTYQCEIVINTTPMVTASDSITLDVFVPAPRITIVPFGPLQGGTVGSSEEIHCTANTVDGVKMDAVTISWTGPGGDTITNDNRVTISPTISSGNDYISTLRFARLMEGDEGIYVCNVMILDTTGLDYINMSNITASARVGATGDDDDDVNGITVTFIVLFVVVAVLCIIFIAIIIFFVIKWKSGNNIEKNAHSVELQQVAQTSTIQENQYSEMHRPQNGVAKEPAPPGKEADYTVHMTMDDDN, encoded by the exons ATGCATTGCAATGGAGTAATCACTAAAG ACGTTGGTACACCAATGAGATATGATTCTAGGAATATTGGTGAACTCAATGCATTGGAACAAGCTGTTGAAGCTATTACTGCACATGGAGGAGGAGATTGCCCAGAACTTGGCATGGTTGGTATACTCAATGCTCTTTCACTAGCTAACCCTGACTCAAATGTAATTGTCTTAACGGATGCTTCTGCTAAAGATGCAGATAGACAAAATGAGGTGATAGCTGAGGCCACAAGGCTACGTAACACAGTACACCTTTTTCGCACTCGTTCAGGTTGTGGTGCCTCTAATCCTTTTGCATCATTCCTTGCAGTAGTCAATGCAACACGAGGCTTTGTAGTTGATAGTATTAATGATTTTGAATCCTTTGCAAGTTTCATTGATGCAGCCCGTGGAAATGTCAATGTTGGAAAGAGAAGGAAACGACAAACAAACTGTATACCTTTCTCTGCATCTCTTTTTACTGAATcgatcattattttatttacatCTAGTGTTGCTGGCACTACTATAACAGTTACAAGTCCCTCAGGAGCAGTAACAACTCTCTCACCTTCTGGAACTGTGTCAACATATAGTAACAATAGTCCTGAAACTGGAGAGTATATGGCTTGCTCTGCAGAATCATTTGACCACTCCATTTCAGCTACTCTCAATTTGGACTTTTTTGTGGAGTATCATAGCAATGGATCAAGAATTTTACAACCACCAGCAG GGACATCAGTGACCGCCCTGGTTACTTCTTCAATGATTGCTAATATTTCTGCAGATCAAAATGTATACCTTAATCTTGTTTTAGTAGATGGTAGAGTATTTTCCTATCCATTGTTCCACTGTGGTAGTTTGTTATCTGGTATTATTACTATTCCAAGTATAGAATTTGAACATCAGTTAGAAGGCTTTGATACCGAAGGAAATGATTTTATAACCAGTGTGTCTACAAGAACCTTTACAACTATAG TTGCTCCATTTGATGTGTCAATTGATGGTGCACTAATCTATAACCCAGGAGACACAATGACATTAGAGTGCTTAGTAGGAGGGGGTAGTGATTTGCAGTACAGTTGGATGAGGGATGATGGTCTTGGTACTTTTCCACCAGGCACCGTAATTGATACCAATACCTTAAATATCATCAATTTGGCTACTGGTGACACAGGAACTTACACTTGTACTGTTAGCAATGATGCAGGAAGTTCTGGTGATACTGTGTTTGTGATTGTTTATG ACCCTGTTCCTAATGTGACTGTTCCAAATGATCAGACAGTTGGCCAGTCTCTATTACTAGGATGTAGTGTGACTACACTGAGTAACGTCACTGAAGTGGACATTGTTTGGAGGATTAGAGATGGTCTGGAGCTTAGTAGAATTGAATCTGTTAGTGTTAGCTCTACAACTGGATACTCCAATACATTTGAAAGTTCATACAACATCACATTGTTGAGTACAGATGATGATGGTAGGATGTACCAGTGTGTTGCAGTCGTTGATGGAACTGAAATTGTTGGTGATATTTCTTTGGATGTTACTG TTCCTCCTCTTTCAGTTGATGTTGTACCATTTAGCATCGAAGGAGATATGGTAGGTAGTCACCAAGAGGTACACTGTACAGTGGGTACTGTGAGTGGAGTGGAGTTGGATTCAGTTATGATCAGTTGGACaagacctggaggagacactattacaaatgatagtagagtgaccatcagtcCAACCACTTCTAGTGGTAATGATTACATTAGTACTCTCCAGTTTgcctacctgatggagggagatgaaggaatgtacacatgtaatgtGATGATATTGGAAACTAGTGCATCAGATTCTGTTATGATAATGGATCTTACAG TTCCTGCTCCCCACAGCACCATTGTGACTGCTCCCAGTTCTcaaatagttggtcagtcactggTACTAGATTGCAGTGTAAATGCTGTGAGAGGTATTGTCAGTAGAGTGGACATTGTGTGGAGTAGTGAAGGCTCAGACATAGAGACGGTCACAGACATTTCCTCAACTATCTTAAGTGACAATTCAGCATTGTATACAGCTACATTAACCATCAGTCTGTTAAGCACAACAGATGAAGACAGAGAATATCAGTGTCGAGTGGTGATCAATACTACCCCACCAGTTATGGACAATGGTGCTGTCACACTAAACGTCACTG TTCCTACTCCAGATGTTTCTATTGTACCATTTGGTCCAATAACAGGAGATATGGTAGGCAGTCCTCAAGACATACATTGTACAGTTGGTACAGTTGATGGAGTGGAGTTTAGTACAGTGTTGATCAGTTGGACaagacctggaggagacactattacaaatgatagtagagtgaccatcagtcCAACCACTTCTAGTGGTAATGATTACATTAGTACTCTCCAGTTTgcctacctgatggagggagatgaagGAATGTACACATGTAACGTGATGATATTGGAAACTAGTGCATCAAACAGTATTGAAATTGTTAATCTCATCA TTCCCACTCCAGTTAGCATCAGTGTGATGTCTCCAGCTACTCAGATAGTGGGTCAGTCTCTAATGCTAGAGTGTAATGCAGTCAGTGTTAGAGGCATCACCAGTAGAATAGATGTTGTATGGAGCAGTGATGGTACAGTACTTCAGACAGATGAAGGAGTTAATTTAACTGATAGAACACCTACCACAACAAGTCTCACAAACACTTACCTCATCTCACCATTAAGTACATCTGATGAAGATAGAACATACCAATGCGAAATGATAATTAACACAACTCCTCCAATTATCACTGCTAGTAATGTCACCTTGGATGTCACAG TTCCAACTCCAACAATCACAATAACACCATCCAgtcctatacaaggagctatggtaggtagtcctcaagatatccagtgtacagcGGGTACAGTTGATGGAGTGGAGTTTAGTACAGTATTGATCAGTTGGACCGGatctggaggagacactattacaaatgatagtagagtgaccatcagtcCAACCACTTCTAGTGGTAATGATTACATTAGTACTCTCCAGTTTGCCTatctgatggagggagatgaaggaatgtacacatgtaatgtGATGATATTGGATGCAACAGCATCAGAAACTGTAGAAATTCAAAGCCTTATTG TTCCTATGCCAACTGTAAGTGTGGTTGCCTCAAGTGATCAGATAGTAGGACAGTTACTTATGCTAGAGTGTAATGTTACTACTGTGATGGGTATCACTAGTGGAGCAGACATAGTGTGGAGCACTGATGGTTCAGAAATAAAAAGGGTCCCAAGAGCAAACTCAACGATGTATACAAGTATATTCATAATTGTACTACTGGGTACGGTTAAGGATGGCAGAACATACCAGTGTGAAGCTGTGATCAACAGTAGTCCACCAGCCACATCTACCAATGATATTACCCTTGATGTCATCG TTCCTGCTCCTACAATCACAGTAACACCATCTGGCCCTATTGAgggagctatggtaggtagtcctcaagatatccagtgtacagtggGTACAGTTGATGGAGTTCAACCACATTTGGTATTGATCAGTTGGACAGGACCcagaggagacactattacaaatgatagtagagtgaccatcagtcCAACCACTTCTAGTGGTAATGATTACATTAGTACTCTCCAGTTTgcctacctgatggagggagatgaaggaatgtacacatgtaatgtgatgatactggaaactaGTGCATCAGATTCAGTCGTGTTGGGTGATCTCACTG TTCCTGGTCCTGATGAgttcaatgtgactgctcttGATAATCATACAGTGGGGCAGTCCCTGACATTGCAGTGCAATGTGGCTACTGTGATGGGTATCActagtagagtggatattgtaTGGAGTAGCAATGGTGTGGAATTAGAAAGGATCACAGGAGTAGTTGCAAATGATTCAATACACACCTTACCAGTTTATATTACTACTTACACTTTACAAGTGACCACAGAAGATGATGATAAGACATATCAGTGTGAAATAGTGATCAATACCACTCCAATGGTCACAGCCAGTGATAGCATTACACTAGATGTTTTTG TTCCTGCCCCAAGGATCACCATAGTACCATTTGGTCCTTTACAAGGTGGTACAGTTGGTAGCTCTGAAGAGATACACTGTACAGCTAACACAGTTGATGGCGTGAAAATGGATGCAGTGACGATCAGTTGGAcaggacctggaggagacactattacaaatgataatAGAGTGACCATCAGTCCAACCATTTCTAGTGGCAATGATTACATTAGCACTCTCCGATTTGCTCgtctgatggagggagatgaagGAATATATGTGTGCAATGTGATGATACTGGACACTACTGGATTAGATTATATCAATATGTCTAATATCACTG CCTCAGCAAGAGTAGGAGCAACTGGTGATGACGACGACGATGTGAATGGCATAACTGTGACCTTCATTGTtctgtttgttgttgtggctgTGTTGTGCATCATTTTCATTGCTATTATAATCTTCTTTGTGATAAAATGGAAGTCAGGAAACAATATTGAAAA aaatgcccATTCGGTGGAATTACAGCAGGTTGCGCAGACATCTACTATCCAAGAAAATCAATACAGTGAAATGCATAGACCACAGAATGGTGTAGCAAAGGAGCCCGCACCACCAGGGAAAGAGGCAGATTATACTGTGCACATGACAATGGATGATGATAACTAA
- the LOC136242473 gene encoding uncharacterized protein isoform X1 — translation MSFFKCCIVALALANVTMAGYRSCPSDGILEERVATTDRVTQSVSAVFSNNTNGTQDLMGLYVDVSASYGITVTTNGFVEFQQAINEISAATFDACSAPEESRPQANDTTDLIAMFNNATAAGNISQARQLLGTLLCLQDLLEGNMTRRKRQGPMNPMTPMTPMTPMDRLNAFFDSLDGDMAAAPIFVGSIFAAAPPTLAFVVDDTGSMSAEIASVQRIIRSFIQTERSTPYAYILTTFNDPDVGTPMRYDSRNIGELNALEQAVEAITAHGGGDCPELGMVGILNALSLANPDSNVIVLTDASAKDADRQNEVIAEATRLRNTVHLFRTRSGCGASNPFASFLAVVNATRGFVVDSINDFESFASFIDAARGNVNVGKRRKRQTNCIPFSASLFTESIIILFTSSVAGTTITVTSPSGAVTTLSPSGTVSTYSNNSPETGEYMACSAESFDHSISATLNLDFFVEYHSNGSRILQPPAGTSVTALVTSSMIANISADQNVYLNLVLVDGRVFSYPLFHCGSLLSGIITIPSIEFEHQLEGFDTEGNDFITSVSTRTFTTIVAPFDVSIDGALIYNPGDTMTLECLVGGGSDLQYSWMRDDGLGTFPPGTVIDTNTLNIINLATGDTGTYTCTVSNDAGSSGDTVFVIVYDPVPNVTVPNDQTVGQSLLLGCSVTTLSNVTEVDIVWRIRDGLELSRIESVSVSSTTGYSNTFESSYNITLLSTDDDGRMYQCVAVVDGTEIVGDISLDVTVPPLSVDVVPFSIEGDMVGSHQEVHCTVGTVSGVELDSVMISWTRPGGDTITNDSRVTISPTTSSGNDYISTLQFAYLMEGDEGMYTCNVMILETSASDSVMIMDLTVPAPHSTIVTAPSSQIVGQSLVLDCSVNAVRGIVSRVDIVWSSEGSDIETVTDISSTILSDNSALYTATLTISLLSTTDEDREYQCRVVINTTPPVMDNGAVTLNVTVPTPDVSIVPFGPITGDMVGSPQDIHCTVGTVDGVEFSTVLISWTRPGGDTITNDSRVTISPTTSSGNDYISTLQFAYLMEGDEGMYTCNVMILETSASNSIEIVNLIIPTPVSISVMSPATQIVGQSLMLECNAVSVRGITSRIDVVWSSDGTVLQTDEGVNLTDRTPTTTSLTNTYLISPLSTSDEDRTYQCEMIINTTPPIITASNVTLDVTVPTPTITITPSSPIQGAMVGSPQDIQCTAGTVDGVEFSTVLISWTGSGGDTITNDSRVTISPTTSSGNDYISTLQFAYLMEGDEGMYTCNVMILDATASETVEIQSLIVPMPTVSVVASSDQIVGQLLMLECNVTTVMGITSGADIVWSTDGSEIKRVPRANSTMYTSIFIIVLLGTVKDGRTYQCEAVINSSPPATSTNDITLDVIVPAPTITVTPSGPIEGAMVGSPQDIQCTVGTVDGVQPHLVLISWTGPRGDTITNDSRVTISPTTSSGNDYISTLQFAYLMEGDEGMYTCNVMILETSASDSVVLGDLTVPGPDEFNVTALDNHTVGQSLTLQCNVATVMGITSRVDIVWSSNGVELERITGVVANDSIHTLPVYITTYTLQVTTEDDDKTYQCEIVINTTPMVTASDSITLDVFVPAPRITIVPFGPLQGGTVGSSEEIHCTANTVDGVKMDAVTISWTGPGGDTITNDNRVTISPTISSGNDYISTLRFARLMEGDEGIYVCNVMILDTTGLDYINMSNITASARVGATGDDDDDVNGITVTFIVLFVVVAVLCIIFIAIIIFFVIKWKSGNNIEKNAHSVELQQVAQTSTIQENQYSEMHRPQNGVAKEPAPPGKEADYTVHMTMDDDN, via the exons ATGAGTTTTTTCAAATGTTGCATAGTGGCTTTGGCTTTAGCCAATGTTACTATGGCAGGCTATCGTAGTTGTCCTTCTGATGGCATCTTAGAAGAGAGAGTGGCAACCACCGATAGAGTCACACAATCTGTTTCAGCTGTGTTCTCAAATAACACCAATGGAACTCAAGATCTGATGGGGCTATATGTAGATGTTTCTGCATCCTATGGTATTACTGTCACAACAAATGGATTTGTTGAATTTCAGCAAGCTATTAATGAAATATCTGCAGCTACTTTTGATGCATGTTCTGCACCTGAAGAATCTAGACCTCAAGCTAATGACACTACTGACCTAATTGCAATGTTTAACAATGCTACAGCAGCTGGGAACATTAGTCAAGCACGGCAATTGCTTGGAACACTGCTTTGTTTGCAAGATCTTTTAGAGGGAAATATGACCAGAAGAAAGCGACAGGGTCCTATGAATCCTATGACTCCCATGACTCCCATGACTCCCATGGATCGCCTCAATGCTTTCTTTGATTCACTTGATGGTGATATGGCAGCAGCTCCTATATTTGTAGGGAGCATTTTTGCAGCTGCTCCTCCAACATTAGCTTTTGTTGTAGATGACACTGGCAGCATGTCAGCTGAGATTGCCTCAGTTCAAAGAATTATTCGTTCTTTCATTCAAACAGAACGTAGTACACCTTATGCATATATTCTAACAACTTTCAATGACCCAG ACGTTGGTACACCAATGAGATATGATTCTAGGAATATTGGTGAACTCAATGCATTGGAACAAGCTGTTGAAGCTATTACTGCACATGGAGGAGGAGATTGCCCAGAACTTGGCATGGTTGGTATACTCAATGCTCTTTCACTAGCTAACCCTGACTCAAATGTAATTGTCTTAACGGATGCTTCTGCTAAAGATGCAGATAGACAAAATGAGGTGATAGCTGAGGCCACAAGGCTACGTAACACAGTACACCTTTTTCGCACTCGTTCAGGTTGTGGTGCCTCTAATCCTTTTGCATCATTCCTTGCAGTAGTCAATGCAACACGAGGCTTTGTAGTTGATAGTATTAATGATTTTGAATCCTTTGCAAGTTTCATTGATGCAGCCCGTGGAAATGTCAATGTTGGAAAGAGAAGGAAACGACAAACAAACTGTATACCTTTCTCTGCATCTCTTTTTACTGAATcgatcattattttatttacatCTAGTGTTGCTGGCACTACTATAACAGTTACAAGTCCCTCAGGAGCAGTAACAACTCTCTCACCTTCTGGAACTGTGTCAACATATAGTAACAATAGTCCTGAAACTGGAGAGTATATGGCTTGCTCTGCAGAATCATTTGACCACTCCATTTCAGCTACTCTCAATTTGGACTTTTTTGTGGAGTATCATAGCAATGGATCAAGAATTTTACAACCACCAGCAG GGACATCAGTGACCGCCCTGGTTACTTCTTCAATGATTGCTAATATTTCTGCAGATCAAAATGTATACCTTAATCTTGTTTTAGTAGATGGTAGAGTATTTTCCTATCCATTGTTCCACTGTGGTAGTTTGTTATCTGGTATTATTACTATTCCAAGTATAGAATTTGAACATCAGTTAGAAGGCTTTGATACCGAAGGAAATGATTTTATAACCAGTGTGTCTACAAGAACCTTTACAACTATAG TTGCTCCATTTGATGTGTCAATTGATGGTGCACTAATCTATAACCCAGGAGACACAATGACATTAGAGTGCTTAGTAGGAGGGGGTAGTGATTTGCAGTACAGTTGGATGAGGGATGATGGTCTTGGTACTTTTCCACCAGGCACCGTAATTGATACCAATACCTTAAATATCATCAATTTGGCTACTGGTGACACAGGAACTTACACTTGTACTGTTAGCAATGATGCAGGAAGTTCTGGTGATACTGTGTTTGTGATTGTTTATG ACCCTGTTCCTAATGTGACTGTTCCAAATGATCAGACAGTTGGCCAGTCTCTATTACTAGGATGTAGTGTGACTACACTGAGTAACGTCACTGAAGTGGACATTGTTTGGAGGATTAGAGATGGTCTGGAGCTTAGTAGAATTGAATCTGTTAGTGTTAGCTCTACAACTGGATACTCCAATACATTTGAAAGTTCATACAACATCACATTGTTGAGTACAGATGATGATGGTAGGATGTACCAGTGTGTTGCAGTCGTTGATGGAACTGAAATTGTTGGTGATATTTCTTTGGATGTTACTG TTCCTCCTCTTTCAGTTGATGTTGTACCATTTAGCATCGAAGGAGATATGGTAGGTAGTCACCAAGAGGTACACTGTACAGTGGGTACTGTGAGTGGAGTGGAGTTGGATTCAGTTATGATCAGTTGGACaagacctggaggagacactattacaaatgatagtagagtgaccatcagtcCAACCACTTCTAGTGGTAATGATTACATTAGTACTCTCCAGTTTgcctacctgatggagggagatgaaggaatgtacacatgtaatgtGATGATATTGGAAACTAGTGCATCAGATTCTGTTATGATAATGGATCTTACAG TTCCTGCTCCCCACAGCACCATTGTGACTGCTCCCAGTTCTcaaatagttggtcagtcactggTACTAGATTGCAGTGTAAATGCTGTGAGAGGTATTGTCAGTAGAGTGGACATTGTGTGGAGTAGTGAAGGCTCAGACATAGAGACGGTCACAGACATTTCCTCAACTATCTTAAGTGACAATTCAGCATTGTATACAGCTACATTAACCATCAGTCTGTTAAGCACAACAGATGAAGACAGAGAATATCAGTGTCGAGTGGTGATCAATACTACCCCACCAGTTATGGACAATGGTGCTGTCACACTAAACGTCACTG TTCCTACTCCAGATGTTTCTATTGTACCATTTGGTCCAATAACAGGAGATATGGTAGGCAGTCCTCAAGACATACATTGTACAGTTGGTACAGTTGATGGAGTGGAGTTTAGTACAGTGTTGATCAGTTGGACaagacctggaggagacactattacaaatgatagtagagtgaccatcagtcCAACCACTTCTAGTGGTAATGATTACATTAGTACTCTCCAGTTTgcctacctgatggagggagatgaagGAATGTACACATGTAACGTGATGATATTGGAAACTAGTGCATCAAACAGTATTGAAATTGTTAATCTCATCA TTCCCACTCCAGTTAGCATCAGTGTGATGTCTCCAGCTACTCAGATAGTGGGTCAGTCTCTAATGCTAGAGTGTAATGCAGTCAGTGTTAGAGGCATCACCAGTAGAATAGATGTTGTATGGAGCAGTGATGGTACAGTACTTCAGACAGATGAAGGAGTTAATTTAACTGATAGAACACCTACCACAACAAGTCTCACAAACACTTACCTCATCTCACCATTAAGTACATCTGATGAAGATAGAACATACCAATGCGAAATGATAATTAACACAACTCCTCCAATTATCACTGCTAGTAATGTCACCTTGGATGTCACAG TTCCAACTCCAACAATCACAATAACACCATCCAgtcctatacaaggagctatggtaggtagtcctcaagatatccagtgtacagcGGGTACAGTTGATGGAGTGGAGTTTAGTACAGTATTGATCAGTTGGACCGGatctggaggagacactattacaaatgatagtagagtgaccatcagtcCAACCACTTCTAGTGGTAATGATTACATTAGTACTCTCCAGTTTGCCTatctgatggagggagatgaaggaatgtacacatgtaatgtGATGATATTGGATGCAACAGCATCAGAAACTGTAGAAATTCAAAGCCTTATTG TTCCTATGCCAACTGTAAGTGTGGTTGCCTCAAGTGATCAGATAGTAGGACAGTTACTTATGCTAGAGTGTAATGTTACTACTGTGATGGGTATCACTAGTGGAGCAGACATAGTGTGGAGCACTGATGGTTCAGAAATAAAAAGGGTCCCAAGAGCAAACTCAACGATGTATACAAGTATATTCATAATTGTACTACTGGGTACGGTTAAGGATGGCAGAACATACCAGTGTGAAGCTGTGATCAACAGTAGTCCACCAGCCACATCTACCAATGATATTACCCTTGATGTCATCG TTCCTGCTCCTACAATCACAGTAACACCATCTGGCCCTATTGAgggagctatggtaggtagtcctcaagatatccagtgtacagtggGTACAGTTGATGGAGTTCAACCACATTTGGTATTGATCAGTTGGACAGGACCcagaggagacactattacaaatgatagtagagtgaccatcagtcCAACCACTTCTAGTGGTAATGATTACATTAGTACTCTCCAGTTTgcctacctgatggagggagatgaaggaatgtacacatgtaatgtgatgatactggaaactaGTGCATCAGATTCAGTCGTGTTGGGTGATCTCACTG TTCCTGGTCCTGATGAgttcaatgtgactgctcttGATAATCATACAGTGGGGCAGTCCCTGACATTGCAGTGCAATGTGGCTACTGTGATGGGTATCActagtagagtggatattgtaTGGAGTAGCAATGGTGTGGAATTAGAAAGGATCACAGGAGTAGTTGCAAATGATTCAATACACACCTTACCAGTTTATATTACTACTTACACTTTACAAGTGACCACAGAAGATGATGATAAGACATATCAGTGTGAAATAGTGATCAATACCACTCCAATGGTCACAGCCAGTGATAGCATTACACTAGATGTTTTTG TTCCTGCCCCAAGGATCACCATAGTACCATTTGGTCCTTTACAAGGTGGTACAGTTGGTAGCTCTGAAGAGATACACTGTACAGCTAACACAGTTGATGGCGTGAAAATGGATGCAGTGACGATCAGTTGGAcaggacctggaggagacactattacaaatgataatAGAGTGACCATCAGTCCAACCATTTCTAGTGGCAATGATTACATTAGCACTCTCCGATTTGCTCgtctgatggagggagatgaagGAATATATGTGTGCAATGTGATGATACTGGACACTACTGGATTAGATTATATCAATATGTCTAATATCACTG CCTCAGCAAGAGTAGGAGCAACTGGTGATGACGACGACGATGTGAATGGCATAACTGTGACCTTCATTGTtctgtttgttgttgtggctgTGTTGTGCATCATTTTCATTGCTATTATAATCTTCTTTGTGATAAAATGGAAGTCAGGAAACAATATTGAAAA aaatgcccATTCGGTGGAATTACAGCAGGTTGCGCAGACATCTACTATCCAAGAAAATCAATACAGTGAAATGCATAGACCACAGAATGGTGTAGCAAAGGAGCCCGCACCACCAGGGAAAGAGGCAGATTATACTGTGCACATGACAATGGATGATGATAACTAA